From the Candidatus Polarisedimenticolia bacterium genome, one window contains:
- a CDS encoding GNAT family N-acetyltransferase, giving the protein MAKTAVPRGWSIVPVTPERWDDLAALFGERGACGGCWCMAWRLPSSEFRAGKGSKNRRALKKLVDARQAPGILGYLGDEPVAWCAVAPRASYSFLARSRVLAPVDESEVWSVTCLFIRKEQRRRGLSAKMLRAAAVFAAQRGARIVEGYPTVPYSANAPGAFLWTGTEAAFRKAGYREAARRSPSRPIMRRAVRPEA; this is encoded by the coding sequence ATGGCGAAGACAGCGGTACCGCGGGGCTGGAGCATCGTCCCTGTCACGCCCGAGCGCTGGGACGATCTGGCGGCGCTGTTCGGCGAGCGCGGCGCCTGCGGGGGGTGCTGGTGCATGGCCTGGAGGCTGCCGTCGAGTGAATTCCGCGCCGGCAAGGGATCGAAGAACCGGCGCGCCCTCAAGAAGCTCGTCGACGCGCGGCAAGCTCCCGGGATCCTCGGGTACCTGGGAGATGAGCCGGTGGCCTGGTGCGCCGTCGCGCCCCGCGCGAGCTACTCTTTCCTGGCGCGCTCGCGCGTGCTGGCTCCGGTGGACGAGAGCGAGGTCTGGTCGGTCACCTGCCTGTTCATCCGCAAGGAGCAACGCCGGCGCGGACTTTCCGCGAAGATGCTGCGTGCCGCGGCCGTCTTCGCGGCGCAGCGCGGCGCCCGCATCGTCGAGGGATACCCGACGGTGCCCTATTCGGCGAACGCGCCGGGGGCGTTTCTCTGGACGGGGACCGAGGCCGCTTTCCGCAAGGCGGGATACCGGGAGGCGGCAAGGCGCTCGCCGTCGCGTCCCATCATGCGGCGGGCCGTGCGCCCGGAGGCGTGA
- the sthA gene encoding Si-specific NAD(P)(+) transhydrogenase codes for MSPALRADLAVLGGGPAGHHAAIQAAKAGRRVALVDARPEVGGSCVHCGTIPSKTLREAILYLTGYRQRDIYGLNYTVKPDITPADLTLRIQHVVRHEAEVFENQLRRNHVELLRGFGSFIDPHALRVRRDDEELELVAENILLACGTTPAVSEKFPVDGRTILDSDTLPGMPSIPRTMTIVGGGVIGVEFACMMAALGVRVTLVEQRPAILEFADGEMIDVLSYHMREMGVVFRLGEEVDRVTRRPDGQVVAALKSRKEIAAEAVLYAVGRQGNTAHLNLEAAGLTADARGRIPVDDCFRTAVAHIYAAGDIIGFPSLASSSMEQGRLAARFALGLPAEKVRAELLPYGIYTIPEMSFVGKNEAELTAAGVPYDVGVARYRELARGQILGDEKGFLKLLFHVENRRLLGVHIVGEGAAELVHVGQAVMAHDGTLDYFLNNVFNYPTLAEAYKVAALDVANRRG; via the coding sequence ATGAGCCCGGCGCTGCGCGCCGACCTGGCGGTGTTGGGAGGAGGACCCGCGGGTCACCACGCCGCGATCCAGGCGGCCAAGGCGGGCCGGCGCGTCGCCCTGGTGGATGCGCGCCCGGAGGTGGGAGGCAGCTGCGTTCATTGCGGGACGATTCCCAGCAAGACCCTGCGCGAGGCGATCCTCTATCTGACCGGATACCGGCAGCGCGACATCTACGGTCTCAACTACACCGTCAAGCCCGACATCACCCCCGCCGACCTGACGCTGCGCATCCAGCACGTGGTGCGGCACGAGGCCGAGGTCTTCGAGAACCAGCTTCGGCGCAACCACGTGGAGCTGCTGCGCGGCTTCGGCTCGTTCATCGATCCCCATGCCCTGCGGGTGCGTCGCGACGACGAGGAGCTGGAGCTGGTGGCGGAGAACATCCTCCTGGCGTGCGGTACCACGCCGGCGGTCTCGGAGAAGTTTCCCGTGGATGGGCGCACCATTCTCGACAGCGACACGCTGCCGGGAATGCCTTCCATCCCGCGCACCATGACGATCGTCGGCGGCGGCGTCATCGGCGTCGAGTTCGCCTGCATGATGGCGGCCCTCGGCGTGCGCGTCACCCTGGTAGAGCAGCGTCCGGCGATCCTCGAGTTCGCCGACGGCGAGATGATCGATGTCCTGAGCTACCACATGCGCGAGATGGGCGTCGTGTTCCGCCTCGGCGAGGAGGTGGATCGCGTCACCCGGCGCCCGGACGGCCAGGTGGTGGCGGCGCTGAAGAGTCGCAAGGAGATTGCCGCCGAGGCGGTGCTCTATGCCGTGGGTCGCCAGGGGAATACCGCGCACCTCAACCTGGAGGCGGCTGGACTGACCGCCGATGCGCGCGGCCGCATCCCGGTCGACGATTGCTTCCGGACGGCGGTGGCGCACATCTACGCCGCCGGCGACATCATCGGCTTCCCGAGCCTTGCCTCCTCGTCGATGGAGCAGGGCCGGCTGGCGGCGCGCTTCGCGCTGGGACTCCCGGCGGAGAAGGTGCGAGCCGAGCTGCTGCCCTACGGGATCTATACCATCCCCGAGATGTCCTTCGTGGGAAAGAACGAGGCGGAGCTGACGGCGGCGGGCGTGCCCTACGACGTCGGGGTGGCGAGGTACCGGGAGCTGGCGCGCGGCCAGATTCTCGGAGATGAGAAGGGATTCCTCAAGCTTCTCTTCCACGTGGAGAACAGGCGGCTGCTCGGGGTCCACATCGTCGGGGAGGGCGCGGCGGAGCTGGTGCACGTCGGGCAGGCGGTCATGGCCCACGACGGAACGCTCGACTACTTCCTGAACAACGTCTTCAACTACCCCACGCTCGCGGAGGCTTACAAGGTCGCGGCGCTCGACGTCGCCAATCGCCGCGGCTGA
- a CDS encoding SWIB/MDM2 domain-containing protein, protein MAAAKKKARKPSAAFMKPMTPSPALGEVIGSKAVPRTEVTKKLWAYIKKNKLQDAKNKRMINADEMLKPVFGGKKQVSMFEMTKLVSKHLK, encoded by the coding sequence ATGGCCGCCGCGAAGAAAAAGGCCCGCAAGCCGAGCGCCGCGTTCATGAAGCCCATGACGCCGAGCCCCGCCCTGGGCGAGGTGATCGGCAGCAAGGCCGTGCCGCGTACCGAGGTGACCAAGAAGCTCTGGGCCTACATCAAGAAGAACAAGCTGCAGGACGCCAAGAACAAGCGGATGATCAACGCCGACGAGATGCTGAAGCCGGTGTTCGGAGGGAAGAAGCAGGTTTCCATGTTCGAGATGACCAAGCTGGTCTCGAAGCACCTCAAGTAA